ACCAACACCCTGACCCGGTAGGCTGCTAGTCCACCAACACCCTGACCCGGTAGGCTGCTAGTCCACCAACACACTGACCCGGTAGGCTGCTAGTCCACCAACACCCTGACCCGGTAGGCTGCTAGTCCACCAACACCCTGACCCGGTAGGCTGCTAGTCCACCAACACACTGACCCGGTAGGCTGCTAGTCCACCAACACACTGACCCGGTAGGCTGCTAGTCCACCAACACACTGACCCGGTAGGCTGCTAGTCCACCAACACACTGACCCGGTAGGCTGCTTTCTGATGCTCAGTATTGTCGCTGCGTCCTGCAGGAGGCGCTGCAGGCGTGTGTCGCCCGGCGGGTGCCCCTCCTCCTGGCGCGCGGCGCGGTGCGGCTGCTGGTCGTCGACTCGGTGGCGGCTCTGTTCAGGTCGGAGTTCCAGGCCGGCGATTGGCCGGAGAGAACGCGGCGTCTGCTGGCCTTCGGCGCCGCGCTGCACCGCCTCAGCCACGACTTCGCCGCGCCCGTCCTCTGCATCAACCAGGTGACGataaacaataaacacacagcttTGACTCGTGATGACAGAGCTGATTTCTGACagtcgtcatggtaacagcatggaaggtttttatatttttgtattgaacatgttttcatttattttcttcctcAGTATGTTGTTttgcacacactcatgctgtAATACACCGTTTTCcccacaggatcaataaagtttatattgaatataatataatcttaGAAGCAGTTACAGATGAACACATggaaagtggtgtgtgtgtgtgtgtgtgtgtgtgtgtgtgtgtgtgtgtgtgtgtgtgtgtgtgtgtgttctgtctccAGGTGACGGATGTTGTTGACGGATCCACTGCGGAAAGTTTGGGgtaaaaacagattttaatgttttcttcttttattttcagacttTCTCAGAGTGTTTCTGTCATtaaccagctgtgtgtgtgtgtgtgtgtgtgtgtgtgtgtgtgtgtgtgtgtgtgtgtccacccagCCTGGTGGATGCTAAGGTGTCTCCGGCCCTGGGATTGGCCTGGGCCAATCAGGTGATGGTGCGGCTGATGATGCGTCGTCTCCAGGGAAGCGTTGCCGCGGGCGACCAGCGCAGCGCCGCCCGCAGGCTGGAGGTCGTGTTCGCTCCGCACCTGGAGAGAGCGTCCTGCTGCTGCGcagtgtggagggagggggtccGCGGGGTCACAGGTCACATGatacatgacacacacatgaCGGATACATGACACATGACACACTGTGCAGTCTGGAGGGAGGGGGTCTGCGGGGTcatacaagacacacacatgacacactCAACATGCGACACGCATGACGTGGAGGGAGGGGGTCACAGgtcacacaggacacacacaacacgcatGACAGACACACGCAACATACATATGAACAGGAAGTGGAAACTGGCGAGTGACTCTGAGATGAAGAGCTGAACAGACTCTACTGGACACTACTGGactctactggactctactggACTCTGCTGGACACTACTGGACTCTGCTGGACTCTAATGGactctactggactctactggactctactggACACTACTGGACTCTACTGGATTCTACTGGACTCTGCTGGACTCTGCTGGACTCTAATGGACTCTACTGGACTGCTGGACACTACTGGACTCTGCTGGACTCTAATGGACTCTACTGGACTCTAATGGactctactggactctactgAACAGTGAATCTGCAGTGCGTCTTGACTGTCACCTGATGGTTGTTTGGACTTTAGTTATAAAACTctaataatttaaaataaaacatgaaagcaTCTGACAGCAGCTTGTTGCTCAGACAGTGAAGTGCCTGCAGTGTTTTGCTCAGCGGCTCCGAGGCAGAGAGTcgaacctcacacacacacacacacacacacagacacacacagacacagacacacacagacacagacacagacacagacacagacggacacggacacggacacacacggACACGGACACGGACacggacacggacacacacagacacagacacagacacggacacggacacacacacagacacacacacagacacacacggacacagacacacggacacagacacacggacacacacacggacacagacacagatatatactgtagtactgtacaGTGTTACAGCTGCAGCGGCCTCTGCCGGCCGGGTTGGAGAACTACAATATGACGTAATGTGGCTGTCCAGGCGCATGCGCAACTCAGCTGATTAAATTGGCTAGAGCTTGATAGAAAAGCGCCGGAAGTTGGGCGAtcttgttttcaaaataaaagcgtaaaatgTCTACTATCATGTCATCTGTTTAATGATGTCGGTGTCAGTTTCTCACGATGGAGTAGGGATATCTGGATTCAGACTTCTGTATTATAACATGTAAAGGTCATGTGACCGATCGGTCAGTGAGGtttgaaacagaaaaagaaaagtaccAGTTTGTAATGTAAATCTTTAGCTAAATGCTGAAAACCAGACTGACCTGCAGTAAAACAATCCTGAACCTGAACAACTTTTAACAGCTGGAGACCAGAGAGGAAGAACCAGACAGTCAGAGGTTCAacagaaacaagaagaaaataaagattaaatgtttgatgttaatgtagagacagaaaaagacaaatgttCACTAGTAACATAACAACAACTTGTATTTTAATTCACTACTGGCTCCTCTTCAGTTTCACTGCAGCAGTTTGCTACACAAAACGCGTTGGGcaataaggcttttatttttgaaaatccGATCGGAAGTGCCGTTGTAATTCTCGCTGGCTTAACGGTGATGCGCAGATTcctaaaacctgcagtgaagcATCAGAGCGCGAGAAACCcgaaataaagagaaaagataatccagcagacagcagctcccTGTTCTGAAGGTGAGACgcgtctttgttgttgttgttgttgtgtttgtggttgttgtgtttgtggttgttgttgttgtttacagcagcacggaggagaagctgctgttCCATCACCAGATCGGTTCACTGGGAGGAAAATATACAAACTGATCGATTTAACCTGATCAGGACTGAACCGCTACAGATGTTATTATTATACAGAAAACGGTCCAGTAGCCGTTCATCAGATAATCTGTTAATTTATCTGTTGCTGTGCGGAGAGACAGTTTATTGATCTGTATTGATCTGCATACAGCAGGGATGGGCAGCCACGAGACAAACACCAAACACTGAAGCTGAGCAGCGAGCAGACAGATCAGCTCCTGGTCTCCTTCAGGTCCTCAGACTGCTGTGGAGGTCCAGGGTCAAAATAACACTGATCAGAcctttcaaagtaaaagcctTATTGAAGAGAATGTGTAGAAAAGTCAAAATGTGACTAGAAATCAAAAATATTTCAGAAGGCTGGTCAGAGCTACTGTAGCATGACGTCATCAGGAGGTCCGAGGGCGTGGCGAGACAAGATGGCCGACCACTGGTCCGGTCTGCAATGACTTGCATTGATGATATTGAACAGTTTGGAGGAATCTGATCAGTCTTGTATTGATGATATTGATCTCATTGGCTCCATTTATCGCAGCTGGACTGGTAAACTGTCCAATGAAGCAGGTTAGTAGCACTTAATATGGCGGCTGGTactatcagccaatcagagtacAGTATTGTGGCACTAGAGCCACCCAGAGGGGCGGGGCGAATAATAGATTCCTTCTGAACCATAAGTGAACAAAGCCTAAACGTGTTGTGTTAGCTTGTCATGATATTAGCATGTTTGACTTTGTGATGCTCTTTCATTTGATCATCATGCAGCAGATCAATATATTATCTCTGTTCTGAGACATTATTGGGACACAAGTTAATGATAAGTTAACAGAACCCTGTTACATCTGAAGCGGTGTGTTACTCTGTCTCCCGTTGAGCAGAGAAGCAGGATCATGATTGGTCCGGTCCGTCTCGCCCTCGGCGGTCTGCTGTTCCTGGTTCTGCATCCGGCTGCCGCTCAGGAAGTCGACGCCCAAATCCAAGACCTCAGCAACAGGAACGCTGACTTCGCCGCCCGGCTTTACCGCGCCGTCGCCAGTCGAACCGACGACAACATCTTGCTGTCTCCCTTCACCCTGTCCACGGGTCTGGCTGCGCTGATGAGCGGCGCCGACGGGTCAACTCGCCAACAAATCCTGCAGGGCCTCGGTCTGGCTTCGCTGGACCCCCAGAGGGTCCCAggtaggtcagaggtcacggtctGAGACAGAGGATGTGATGGTTCAGGCTTGGAAATTAATACGTGGCTGACAATCAGAAACATCACATCGCCTTCAGCATGTGGTCATATTAACGCCACAGCTCTAGATTGgttttcctcttctcttaccAACAGAACATTTTCAGTAAACATGGGCATTACTTCCTCCTCAGCTAAACTCCCTGTGGAGTCCCTCAAGGCTCCATTTTGGGCCccatccttttctccctctataTGCTTCCTCTTGGTCAAATCATAAGCAAGTACCATATTTCATTCTGctgttatgctgatgacacccgGCTCTGCCTCCCTCTAAAACCCAATGATCTGTGCTCCTTAGACCTCCTCAGGATTGTCTGGAAGACATTAAATGCTGGATGgttgtaacttcctgcaactcAATGAGAGCGAGTCGGAGTTCGTACTATTTGGCCCTCTGGACTCTGTGTGTACCATAACTGACCTGGACTCTGTGTGTACCATAACTGACCTGGACTCTGTGTGTACCATAACTGACCTGGACTCTGTACCATAACTGACCTGGACTCTGTGTGTACCATAACTGACCTGGACTCTGTACCATAACTGACCTGGACTCTGTTTGTACCATAACTGACCTGGACTCTGTGTGTACCATAACTGACCTGGACTCTGTTTGTACCATAACTGACCTGGACTCTGTGTGTACCATAACTGAcctggactgtgtgtgtaccATAACTTACCATAACTGACCTGAACTCTGTGTGTACCATAACTGACCTGGACTCTGTGTGTACCATAACTGACCTGGACTCTGTACCATAACTGACCTGGACTCTGTTTGTACCATAACTGACCTGGACTCTGTGTGTACCATAACTGACCTGGACTCTGTGTGTACCATAACTGACCTGGACTCTGTACCATAACTGACTTGGACTCTGTACCATAACTGACCTGGACTCTGTTTGTACCATAACTGACCTGGACTCTGTACCATAACTGACCTGGACTCTGTTTGTACCATAACTGACCTGGACTCTGTTTGTACCATAACTGACCTGGACTCTGTACCATAACTCAGACCTGATCTTTGATGAACAGATCAACTTAGTAGTCAGATCCAGGTTCTTCAGAACCTCAGAACCTTATCTAAAGTCGagtccttcctctcttttcacgACCTACAAATATTCATTCATGCCTTCATTTCCTCGCCACGATTGTTGTAACTCCCTGTATCCTGGGGTCAGTCAGTCTTCCTGTCCCGCCTGCAGCCGGTCCACAATGCTGCTGCAAGGTTTCTCACCGGCACCAAAAAGAGAATCCATTTTAAGGTTTTATTAGTCGTTTTTAAGGCCCTTAATGGTCTGGCCCCGTCTTATATTTCCAATCTCCTTCAGTTTCCTGCAGGTCTCTCAGGTGGACTGACCTGAAGCCGTCCCACTGGGGAACGCTCCACCCCCCAGAACTAGATTTGACCCTTCTACTGGCCTGTTAAATCGCAAACCACCTCTTTTCTGCAGCCCTTGTTTCTGTATGATTTgcatgtgggtttttttgtcaGCTCTTGTGCAGCACCTCGGTCGACACTTGTTGTTTTTAAGtgtgctttacaaataaagtgaACTTGAAGTTGAACTTGCTCCACCATGTCCCAGATCTTTTCCAGAGTCTGAAGAGCAGCGTCACCCAGACCGGGACGTCCCCTCTGAGGCAGGGCGTCGCCGTTCTGCCCTCACAGAGCTTCCAGGTGTCTGCAGCCTATCTGGACCTGATTGAGACCAAGTATGGGGGGAACAGCCAGAATCTGGCATACAGCAGCCCGCAGGAGGCCCGGGACACCATCAACCGCTGGGCCCAGGACCAGACCGGAGATCAGGTCAAAGACCTGGTGGGCTCACTGGACAGCCAGACCCAGTTGCTGCTCACCACCGCCGTCTTCTATCAGAGTGAGCAGGATTTTATGTCACGACCTGATCGATCGATTGATCAGTTTCTACAGCCGCACCGAGCTGCAGGGGCGGAGCCTGTCTCTGAGTTTCTTCAGTAATTAaatatattctctctcttttctctccaggCCAGTTTGCTCTCGCCTTCAATGCTAGCTTCACCCAAGATGAGCGTTTCTATGTGGACAAATACCACATCGTCCAGGTCCCCATGATGTTCAGATCTGATAAGTACTTCCTGGCGTACGACAGCTCGCTCAAACTGGGAGTCTTGAAGCTGCCGATGACGGACGGCGCCGCCATGTTGGTCCTGCTGCCTGACGAAAACGTCGACGTCACCTCCATCGAAGAGGAAATCACCGGCGAGCGCCTCCAGGCCTGGACCAGACAGCTGAAGAAGACGTAAGTTTCTTTCTGACAACAGATGAACGATGTTGTCACGGTTCTTTAGCATCCTGCACCGAAACCGACGGATCTACGAACCACAAGCTGATGTTTGTTTAAAAGAAGAACGCCAACAGGCTCAGTTCACTAAAGCCAGTTCAGGAACTTTTCCTTTTGTGGTTAATTAACAACAAACTGATGCCAGTGATCCTGATGAAGTGTTTGTATCGCAGGAAGCTGGAGGTGCAGCTGCCCCGCCTCCTGCTGGAGCGCTCCTACTCCCTGCGGGACGTCCTGCAGGCTCTGGACATCTCAGAGGCTTTTCAGGACGGAGCCGACCTGACCAACATCTCAGGAGACAAAGGCCTCAAACTCACCCAGGTCAGTGTGATACTTACTATAGCTAATAGTGTTTAAATGTAAGAACTTATTATAGCTAATAATGTTTAACCATGACAACTTATTATAGCTAATAGTGTTTAAATGTAATAACATAACTAATAGTGTTTAACCAAATTAATTAACCAGGCCTTCTGTGCTTCAGTTCTCTCagctttagttttagtttttatctCATTACACTTTAACTGGATAAAATCCATATTAGAAGTGAATGTAATTACACTGCTGATTGTTTCAGTTTGGCTCTTGATTTGTAAATGACAATCTTCAGTTTTATGAGGTAAatggtgaagagaggaggagaggagaggagaggagagaggaaaggagtcaGAGGAAGGAGTCAGAATCTGCCCTACAGCCTGATGtttgtgtctgcaggttttccataAAGCCGTCGTCTCAGTGGACGAGAGCAGCAGCTCGGCAGCAGAAGGGGGCGGAGTCAACATCCTCTCCAGCCTTCCTCCTCGACTCACCATTAACCggcccttcctcttcctcatctatCAGGAGAGCAGCGGCAGCGTTCTGTTCATGAGCCGCGTGGTCGACCCCTCCCGCAAATAAACTCACCTGACCCGCGGCCTCTCTCCCCCGGCCAATCGCACGTCAGTATACCTGCGGCAGGTGAAACACTAACCCACAACACAGTCTGAGAGGCGGGACGGAGAATTTACTGAACCAATCAGGTGATGGACTGTGATCATCATAAAAATACATAGTGCTTCTTTTAgacagtttttgaaaatgtaaaacagaCTTCTGCAAAGCATGTTAtaatacagtaaataaaatTAGCCcagtaaatacaaataaaatacagactCAAATGTCTGAGT
This genomic stretch from Centroberyx gerrardi isolate f3 chromosome 18, fCenGer3.hap1.cur.20231027, whole genome shotgun sequence harbors:
- the serpina10a gene encoding serpin peptidase inhibitor, clade A (alpha-1 antiproteinase, antitrypsin), member 10a, with the protein product MIGPVRLALGGLLFLVLHPAAAQEVDAQIQDLSNRNADFAARLYRAVASRTDDNILLSPFTLSTGLAALMSGADGSTRQQILQGLGLASLDPQRVPDLFQSLKSSVTQTGTSPLRQGVAVLPSQSFQVSAAYLDLIETKYGGNSQNLAYSSPQEARDTINRWAQDQTGDQVKDLVGSLDSQTQLLLTTAVFYQSQFALAFNASFTQDERFYVDKYHIVQVPMMFRSDKYFLAYDSSLKLGVLKLPMTDGAAMLVLLPDENVDVTSIEEEITGERLQAWTRQLKKTKLEVQLPRLLLERSYSLRDVLQALDISEAFQDGADLTNISGDKGLKLTQVFHKAVVSVDESSSSAAEGGGVNILSSLPPRLTINRPFLFLIYQESSGSVLFMSRVVDPSRK